One Spiroplasma endosymbiont of Nebria brevicollis DNA window includes the following coding sequences:
- the def gene encoding peptide deformylase, whose amino-acid sequence MLKLLQNENPDSSWITQDTTKTLLDTCSEVVLPLINNDENIMKKMIDWVKASQDSEFNANNVITEAIGIAAPQIGKNVNMYYILLPILNKDETITYYEHALINPKIIGRSEQIAALKKGEGCLSVTTKHHEGLVPRSYKIKVTGFDYLKNKKVSLTIRGYEAIVFQHEQDHLEGKLFYHHINKENPWHSNEEWIII is encoded by the coding sequence ATGTTAAAACTATTACAAAATGAAAATCCAGATAGTTCATGAATAACACAAGATACTACTAAAACATTGTTAGATACTTGTAGTGAAGTTGTTTTACCGTTAATTAACAACGATGAAAATATTATGAAAAAAATGATTGATTGAGTAAAAGCATCACAAGATAGTGAATTTAATGCCAACAATGTTATAACAGAAGCCATTGGGATTGCTGCACCACAAATTGGTAAAAATGTTAATATGTACTATATATTATTGCCAATTTTAAATAAAGATGAAACTATTACTTATTATGAACATGCTTTAATTAATCCTAAAATTATTGGCCGTAGTGAACAAATTGCTGCTTTAAAAAAAGGTGAAGGATGCCTAAGTGTTACTACTAAACATCATGAAGGATTAGTACCCCGCAGTTATAAAATCAAGGTTACTGGTTTTGATTACTTAAAAAATAAAAAAGTTAGTTTAACAATACGAGGGTATGAAGCTATTGTTTTTCAACATGAACAAGACCATTTAGAGGGTAAATTGTTTTATCACCATATTAATAAGGAAAATCCTTGACATAGTAACGAAGAATGGATTATTATATAA
- a CDS encoding ribonuclease J, which translates to MTEALIKPISTSLKKEITKIYALGGLEEVGKNTYVIEQGEEIIIIDAGVKFADATMPGIEAVIPDYSYLKENKHKIKGIFITHGHEDHIGGIPYLLKEINDIPVIYAPNLAAALIRYKLKDKGAKSKVRIEVVDGTSKIKTNRFIISFFAVNHSIPDAYGICVENSNGTVVTTGDYKFDWTPLGHKADIDKMAQMGQKGVTLFLADSTNAEIPGYTMTEMLVVKRISELFVKAKGRILISTFASNVHRLQQIIEVATKHNRKVVVVGRSLERIVTVIRQMGHLKVRDNSFIKPEEMKKYDNNQIVIICTGSQGEPMAVLSRIANREHRQIKVVPGDTVIFSSSAIPGNRADVERVVNKLTRLSAIVEENSPLNWLHTSGHASQEEQKLMLNLIKPAYFMPMHGDYRMLKVHKETAVSVGMPEENVFICANGDPIIMDMGKCHLSDKRIPADPIYVDGGKDMSGVTTAAVIRDRQILSKDGLIAIVISIDSQNNKLLAPPTFISRGSFYVRDAAPLVSEAISLVTKAINEVLKSERPTFGTIKNAVKSTLAPFIFKKKRRNPLIIPVILNKK; encoded by the coding sequence ATGACTGAAGCACTTATTAAACCTATTTCAACATCACTCAAAAAAGAAATAACTAAAATCTATGCACTTGGTGGTTTAGAAGAAGTTGGAAAAAACACTTATGTTATTGAACAAGGTGAAGAAATAATTATTATTGATGCTGGAGTAAAATTTGCCGATGCTACCATGCCAGGAATTGAAGCTGTTATTCCTGATTATAGTTATTTAAAAGAAAACAAACATAAAATTAAAGGAATTTTTATTACTCATGGTCATGAAGATCACATTGGTGGGATTCCCTATTTATTAAAAGAAATTAATGACATTCCAGTGATTTATGCTCCCAATTTAGCTGCTGCTTTAATTCGTTATAAACTTAAAGATAAAGGTGCTAAATCAAAAGTAAGAATCGAAGTAGTCGATGGAACAAGTAAAATTAAAACTAACCGTTTTATTATTAGTTTTTTTGCTGTTAACCATTCTATTCCTGATGCTTATGGAATTTGTGTAGAAAACTCTAACGGTACTGTTGTAACTACTGGTGACTATAAATTTGATTGAACACCATTAGGCCATAAAGCCGATATTGATAAAATGGCACAGATGGGGCAAAAAGGAGTAACTTTATTTTTAGCTGATTCTACTAATGCTGAAATTCCCGGCTATACTATGACAGAAATGTTAGTAGTAAAAAGAATTAGTGAACTATTTGTCAAAGCCAAAGGTCGTATCTTAATCTCTACTTTTGCTTCTAATGTTCACCGTTTACAACAAATTATTGAAGTTGCTACTAAACACAATCGTAAAGTTGTGGTGGTGGGCAGAAGTTTAGAACGAATTGTTACTGTCATTCGACAGATGGGACATTTAAAAGTTCGTGATAATTCTTTTATTAAACCTGAAGAAATGAAAAAATATGATAATAACCAAATTGTCATTATTTGTACTGGTTCGCAAGGAGAACCAATGGCAGTTCTTTCAAGAATTGCTAATCGTGAACATCGTCAAATTAAAGTTGTGCCTGGTGATACTGTTATTTTCTCTTCATCTGCTATTCCTGGCAACCGTGCTGATGTAGAACGAGTAGTAAATAAACTAACAAGACTTAGTGCTATTGTTGAAGAAAACTCACCATTAAACTGACTGCATACTTCAGGACATGCTTCACAAGAAGAACAAAAATTAATGTTAAACTTAATTAAACCTGCTTACTTTATGCCTATGCATGGTGACTATCGTATGTTAAAGGTTCATAAAGAAACTGCAGTTTCTGTTGGTATGCCTGAAGAAAATGTCTTTATTTGTGCTAATGGTGACCCTATTATTATGGATATGGGTAAATGTCATTTAAGTGATAAACGAATCCCTGCTGATCCCATTTATGTTGATGGCGGTAAAGATATGTCAGGAGTAACTACTGCAGCTGTCATTCGTGACCGTCAAATCTTATCTAAAGATGGATTAATTGCCATTGTCATATCAATAGATTCACAAAATAATAAATTATTAGCACCCCCTACTTTTATTTCTCGTGGTTCATTCTATGTTCGGGATGCTGCACCATTAGTATCTGAAGCTATTTCATTAGTAACGAAAGCTATTAATGAAGTATTAAAAAGTGAACGCCCAACTTTTGGTACTATTAAAAATGCTGTTAAATCTACTTTAGCACCTTTTATCTTTAAGAAAAAAAGAAGGAATCCACTAATTATTCCTGTTATTTTAAATAAAAAATAA
- a CDS encoding RsmD family RNA methyltransferase — translation MKIIVGKLKGKKLATLDGLDTRPTLNRIKENIFNIMANYCDFDNKIVVDLFTGSGNLVIESLSRGAKFAYANDINIAACKIIKQNLLACNLQNDSKLTNLDYQTFSKTLNSKCDILLIDPPFANTSCQQWILNYFVNNDLLNDNAIIMLETNVPLDNLQLNFQFKVLSNKKYGKIYIKIIQFCENRK, via the coding sequence ATGAAAATTATTGTTGGAAAATTAAAGGGTAAAAAATTAGCAACCTTAGATGGATTAGATACCAGACCAACGCTTAATAGAATTAAAGAAAATATTTTTAATATTATGGCCAATTATTGTGACTTTGATAATAAAATTGTGGTTGATTTATTTACAGGAAGTGGTAATTTAGTTATTGAAAGCTTATCCCGGGGTGCCAAATTTGCATATGCCAATGATATTAATATTGCTGCTTGTAAAATTATTAAACAAAATTTATTAGCTTGTAATTTACAAAATGATAGTAAATTAACTAATTTAGATTACCAAACATTTAGTAAAACATTAAATAGTAAGTGTGATATTTTATTGATTGATCCTCCATTTGCCAATACTAGTTGTCAACAGTGAATTCTTAATTATTTTGTCAATAATGATTTATTAAATGATAATGCTATTATTATGTTAGAAACTAATGTCCCACTTGATAATTTACAATTAAATTTCCAATTTAAAGTATTATCTAATAAAAAATACGGTAAAATATATATTAAAATAATTCAATTTTGTGAAAATAGAAAGTAG